The DNA sequence GGCTGAAAGAAGATGGTTGTCTTGCTTACAAGATCTTATCGTAGTTAGCTAACACGGTAACAGATTAAATATTCTCAGGCATCTTACCATCAGAGTGATACAATATGAGACCAATTTTCTCTGAAGTTGGTGGAACCGACAAGGAGATCTCTGCCTCAAATTGGCGTGCTTTGAGAGCTAGGAAGCCAAGTGTATTCTGAGTTTTTGAGTAGCTGCAACCATTCATCGTAGGTGCAGAAGACAGGCCTAGCTCTTTCTGGCGTAAAACCGACAAACGGGGAtcaggaaaagaagcaagagtTGTAATGCTGTAAGAGCCATCAAGATCAGGGGCGCAATGAAGCCAATCCAGACACCTCAAATCCGAACGGCTAGCAGCGACTACATTCTTGATCTGTCTCATCTTGAGGATACGAGACAAGGATAACATACCGCTCCACCCTTGTTTATTTGCCAAGCGAGCAGGTaaatcttcttcaagaatCCAACCATGAACTACTCGACTGTCTGTTAATGTATCGTAGAATGAGTTTGCAGCATAGTACAGCCCATGGTCAAGGCGGCCGCCAAATCGAAACTCGAATCCCAGTGCTTGACTCTTGGTACCCTCTGTGGGTGTTTGTTCTGTCAACCTTGGCCGGCCGCAAAGCCAGTTCTGTATTTTGTTTGACCTTTGTGCTTTGCCAGCCTTGTTGCCTTGACTCTTGGTATCTAGGAACGAAGGCGTCTTCGTTTCATGGGCGCCCTCTATACTCATCAACAGGATGTCGTAGGACTCGCCATCATTGTCTCCAAGTGTCATAAAATTGGTCACCTCAAAATTAGTGCCAAAATCTGACAGCTTCTTTGAAGGCTTGAAATTCTGCCCTGGAGTGAATAACGTGCAAACAAAGCTCCACTGAGTAAGATCCCGTGCATCAATAGAGTATAGAAACACTGCGGGTGACCGATGGCGGATTCCTCCCGCAACAACTCCGTACAAATACTCTCCGCTGCTACGGCCGAGGCATCGATCGATAGAGTCCCATGTTCCGATGAAGGGATCGCGCCACCCTATCACGTCCAACCCTTTCGGAGGACCTGCAACAATAGAAGATGGGTGACGCTTCCAAGTTCGACCATGGTCCCTAGACGTTGCCATGCGGATGAGTTCGCTGCCCTTTTCGTAAGGTAATGTCCAATGTATTGGTGAATGTTGGGCAGAAGTATAAAAGGTTGTTATGGTGCCATCGTCTTGACCGCGGGGGTTAGTTGGCCAAGTACAACCTGTGAATACGCCGCAAGGATCTTCAGTTTCAGAGGGCTTCATCGAAGGCTCCCTAGAAACTACCCAGTGTACCTGGTCTTGAGATGTTGCATGTCCCCAGGACATATTTCCCCATTCGCATCCAAATGGATTCCATTGGAAAGACATCTGATAGCATCGTCCTGACGGGCTGTAACCTGGACCGCACGGATCATTGACCCAGTAACGAGGCGGCATCAAGTGATACCTTGGCCTCCATCGATTGAAACTTGCCTGGTCTGTGGTAGGTCCGATGCTCTGATTGTCAGAGTGTGCAAAGGAGTTTGAGACATGAGGCCGGTCCTTGGGGTTGGGACTCAGCACAGGTGCAGTGCGTATAGTGGCCACTAGGAGAGACATTTTATGGCAGGGAACTTTGCGTGGACCTTGAGCCAGATCTAGTGGTGCTTGGCGTCTTGTTGAGTTGTAAATATGACAGACAGACGTGGGTGAAAGAAGGTGATGCCAAACGAGTTGTCAAGTTGTAGAAGAGTCGTAACTGCTCAATCAATGCATAAGAGGACAAGAAATGAACAAGAGTTTAGTTTTTGGTAGTGTATGTGACATCTCCCTCTTTTACTCATATGAAACCTCGGGTTTTCTGTTCGAGCGGACAATTTTCGGCGAAAGGTAAGCTTTCCAAGGTCATCAGTATGGGGCAGAGTCAATAGCTTGTTTTGGCGTATTGTGAGGTTTAGTTTTATTCTCCACTACATAGGCTAGTTACGAATAATCACATCTAGACAATAGTACAGCAGGAGCTGCTGGTTTATATGGTACGTTTCAATGGAAAAGCCAAAATCTGGGGTTGTCAATCTATTTTGGGGGGAATGGAGCTGGGGACTGGTTTCTAAAGAGGCTTTATACATGTAGTGATGCATTTTTGCACCGAATCAGGCCTCCGGTATCGATGGTATCCGCCGGAAAGGTTTATTTGCTTAGCATATAGATTACGTACTTTGAGAGAATTCCAACTTCGCCGGTCTTCTTAAAAGACTCCATGAATGACATAATTCCAATGGTATTTTGAGTCTCGGTGAAACTCatgcagaggaggaggcagaATAGTCCAGGGCGGCGAATTTTCGGCGAAACTGGCCAGCCAATCAGGATTCTGATGCTGCATCCCCGCGTCTCCGCCATATGTACCCCAGAGAAAATTCCCCATCCGGGGTCAGTCGTGGTGTCCTGATATTAATCCGAGTTAGATGTAAGAAGCCTAGAGGCTAGGTGAGATTCccagatatatatataccagTACGGAATCTACACAGCTCGTCGAGATGCTCATTCACAACTCCAATCGTCGCTTTGGGTTTGCCTGACCCGGATCCAAAAGCGTCTCGTTCAGTTCTTTGCTAAAactggcagcttcttctctgtgGCTGGAAACTTGAGAAGTGTTCCCAAGCAGGAAACAAAATGGCCACCAACGACAACAACCAGGCGACAGCCGAGCCCAAACTCGAGGTGTGTAACGTTGAGGAGATACCAGCTGCTGGAGTCTTGGCTCCTGTGCGACCAGACGAGGGGGCCATCAATTTGACGCTGCTCTTGTCATGTCTCGCTTTCGGCGCCTCGTCTTTCTTATTCGGCTACGATGATAGAGTCATCTCACCTGTTGCCGCAACACCAGCATTTGTAAGTCCCTagcctttttattataactcAGAGTTGAAAGTCGTTGACTGGTTCTTTAGGTGAGGTTACTTC is a window from the Trichoderma atroviride chromosome 5, complete sequence genome containing:
- a CDS encoding uncharacterized protein (CAZy:GH32) produces the protein MSLLVATIRTAPVLSPNPKDRPHVSNSFAHSDNQSIGPTTDQASFNRWRPRYHLMPPRYWVNDPCGPGYSPSGRCYQMSFQWNPFGCEWGNMSWGHATSQDQVHWVVSREPSMKPSETEDPCGVFTGCTWPTNPRGQDDGTITTFYTSAQHSPIHWTLPYEKGSELIRMATSRDHGRTWKRHPSSIVAGPPKGLDVIGWRDPFIGTWDSIDRCLGRSSGEYLYGVVAGGIRHRSPAVFLYSIDARDLTQWSFVCTLFTPGQNFKPSKKLSDFGTNFEVTNFMTLGDNDGESYDILLMSIEGAHETKTPSFLDTKSQGNKAGKAQRSNKIQNWLCGRPRLTEQTPTEGTKSQALGFEFRFGGRLDHGLYYAANSFYDTLTDSRVVHGWILEEDLPARLANKQGWSGMLSLSRILKMRQIKNVVAASRSDLRCLDWLHCAPDLDGSYSITTLASFPDPRLSVLRQKELGLSSAPTMNGCSYSKTQNTLGFLALKARQFEAEISLSVPPTSEKIGLILYHSDDLVSKTTIFFQPSEEYIVVERHGVNSGHNETNGINDSPEFAPHTLFTTRDPVTGKKDQETLDIRIFFDVSVLEIFVNERVVITTRIYPETGQCYGLQPFVKYTEGSTGNEPIISRCVGWELRPSIFYET